The window TATATGTCATAATAATATAATCAACTGATTTTCATTAATGCCAGAAACTTTATGGCAGATACTCTGTAGCTTTAAAAAAATTAATATTCTAATGAAATCGGAATTATATTATATGGAACTTAGCTCAATGCTTTTTAAGCAATCCATTTTTTCCTGATATTATAAATACTGGAGTAAAATAACCCAACACAGAGTATTATAAGGATAATTATGTCAAGCCAAATATATAAATGATTTGCCTTTGATATCGAATATTTTAAAATATCAACCCCGTAAGTTACCGGTAAAATATATGACAAAGGCCGAATATAAATTGGCAGTGATTCAAGCGGGATAAACAATCCACATAGAAATATCATAGGAAACCTGAAAAAATTAGAGAATGTCTGTGCCTCAAAAACCTCCTTTGCAGAAACTGCAATAGACAGTCCGAGCAGTGTTGAGACTATTGATAAAAGAATTACTGCTATAAATAATAAATACCAGTTTGCAACAGGAGATTTAAAGTATAGAACAGATATGAGTATTGGTATAAAGCTGTTGATTATTCCAAAGACAACTGCTCCGCTTATTTTGGAAAAAACAAGAAGCTCAGTTGATATTGGAGCAAGAAGCAGCCTGTCAAATGAGTGACCCCTTCTCTCGAATGTAATTGTTACTGCAAGCATTGATGTTGTTCCAAAAAGAATAGACATTGCGACAATTCCTGGGAATATTTCTTCAATTTGAAAAGCTTTTCCTGATCTGAAAAAAAACATAAGCATCCATGCAAAAGGAAAAATTATTCCCCAGCTAATATTTGGTGGTTTTAGATAATAATTTTTCATGTCTTTAAGGAGAATATTCCAAAATGCAATTGCAGACTTCATTTTTTCTCTTTCTCCTTTTTCATAGTATCTATTTCAATCCCAGTAAGTTTAACAAAGGCATCTTCAAGAGTCGGTCTTAAAAGCTTAGCCTCAAGGATATAAATGCCATTTGATGATAAAAAAGAAACAATAGAAGAAACATTTATTTTGATCTGGCTTATAATTTTAATTGTATTTTCATCTTTAAAACTACATTCAAGTTCAGGAAAATTAAGATTTATTTTTTCAAGCAAGACATTTTTGTCAATTGGATTCGGCTCAAAAAGGACCTCAATAATATTTGACTGGCTTATGTCATCAATAAACTTTTTCACTGTGTCCATTTTTATTATCTTTCCCTTATTTATAAAGGCAATCCTGTCGCAGAGCCTTTCTGCTTCTTCTATATAATGGGTTGTTAAAAAAACAGTCATTCCATCATCATTTAATTTTTTAATAAGACTTCTTATCTGCCTTGAGCTTGCAACATCAATTCCTGTTGTGGGTTCATCAAGGAATAATATCTCAGGCTCGTGAACCAGAGATGCTGCAATCGTAAGCTTTCTTTTCATACCTTTGGAGTAAGCTTTAAATCTTTTATGTGCCGCATCAGATAGCTTGAATATTTCAAGCAGTTGTCTGGCTTTAACTTCTCTATGGACCCTATTTATCCCATAAAGCGAAGCACAAAAGCAAAGGTTCTCAAAACCTGTAAGTTCCTCATAAAGATTGCTCTCATCCGGGACAACACCAATAAGCGCTTGAAATTTCTTGATTTTATCTGTTGTGTCGTTGTCCCTGTAAAATATCCTGCCGCTTGTTACTTTAGCCATACCAATAAGCATATTTATTGTTGTTGTTTTACCTGCAGCGTTAGGACCCAGAAAACCAAATATCTCACCTTTGTTAATGCTAAATTCAATACTGTCAACTGCAGTCAGGTTACCATATTTTTTTGTCAGATTTCTTACTTTGAAAATTGACTCCATATTTTTCCTATAAAACCTTTATCTATAATATTTTTGAAATATTAATCCCATATTTTTTAAAGACATCTTCTTTGACTCTGTAATGCATATTAAATCCTGCTTTCGTTCCTTCAACCATACCGGTTGCTTTTAAAATCTTAAGTTGTTGGGAAACAGCAGATTGAGTTATATTCAGCTGAAGTGCTATCATTCCAACACACAAATTTTTGCCCGAGAGAAGTAGTTTTAAAATTTTAATACGTGTAGGATCACTAAGAGCTTTGAAGAAATCTGCAGTTTTATTTATGTTTTCAGTCATTATCATTTAAGCAGTTAATTAATTACTTAAATGATAATACTTAAATTAAAGGAAATCAATTATGTGTCGGTGTTTAGGTTGTCTATTGAAATATATTGTCAATTATTGTGAGTAGATGGACAAAACAAGCATCTTAATGGCTTAACTCCGGTATGAAAATATTTTCATTTACACAAAAAAGTTTTAACTCTGTTTACTATGCCAGGCATATTTTACAATTCATTACACAGCAATATTTAGGTTAAATTCTTCTAATTTGTGGTTTAAGCCTATGACTTCTTCATAGTATTTAGTTCAAAATGTGTATACTTTCGCCAGGCACTTAGAACAATTCATATGTATTAATATATAATAATTACTACTTAAAATAAATGTAGGAATATAAAAATAATTTATTTAAAACTAAAAATTCAGATTTTTTACTCAAATTTGTAAAAATTATACCTTTTTTTATTATTAGTATTATAATTTATATTCATTTTGGAGATTATTTACTAAAAATATATCTTTAATCAGTAAGTTTCGATTTTATTTATTTGCTCTGCCATAGGCAAGCTGTATTGACAAGTTGTTAATAACTGCCTCTTTTTGGCTTTCAATCAAGCTTAAACAGGGTTTATTTTAGCGGTTTAAAGCCTACTCTCTATATAGGTTCCTATAAGGAAGATAGGATCTTGTAATTTTCTTTTTTTTAACAACTCTTGAATAATCTGGTTTAAATTTGTAAATATTGAGCTACCAGTTTTGGACTTTTCAGCAATACCAAAATACTGGCAAAATTAATGTTTGTAAGGGATTTGATTTAATAATAATATAAGAGATATGAAATTAAAAATTACAAGAAGAAAGAAATAGTGAAGTCATCGTTGCAGATGGCGGATGGACAGCATATTAAATCGTCCAGACAAATTTTAACATAACATTACCGGAAAATTTATAATTCCATGAGAGGAGAAAAATGATAAATATTGACAAAGAGAAAATGAGCTACACCTTTGATTACAACAGAAAGCCAATTCTGAAAGTTTCACAGGGAGAGAGTTTTACGCTTTCAACAGAAGACAATCTTTCAGGTCTTGTAAAATCTGAAAAAGATCTTCCTCTGCCTGAAAATCTTAAGCCTTATAGTGAAGCTGTGCCGGTGAAAAACAATCCTATAACAGGACCTGTCTATATTGAAGGCGCTCAGAAAGGTGATCTGCTGGAAATCTCAATAGAGAAAATAATTCCGAATGATTACGGAATTTCAAATATAATTCCTCAGAATGGCCTGCTCCAGAATTATCTTAAATGGCCGGAACTCAGTAAGGCATGTACAAAGATAATCAAGCATCTGCCCGGCCCAAGCGGGACAACAAGAGATGGCATAGGAGTATTCAATGACAAGCTTTCATATAAGCTGGCTCCTTTTATCGGAACCATAGGAGTTTGCCCAGAATTTGAAATACTTTCAAGTATGACCGGACAATTCCCATGCTGTGGCAACTGGGATTGCCGGGATATAAAGGAAGGCAGTAAATTATATTTAAACTGTTATCATGAGGGAGCGCTTCTTTATATAGGAGATGTCCACGCAAGTCAGGGCGATACAGAACTCACATGGTCTGCAGATGAAACAAAATCAGAAGTGACTGTAAGTTGTAAAGTAATCAAAAACAAAACGATACCTTATGCAAGAATCGAGAAAGAGGATTCGATTGTCCAGTTATTTACCGATAGTCCGATGGAAAATGCAATTGAGAATGCAATAGTCGGTTTAATGGAGTGGATTATAGAGGATTATGGCTTAAATCCCAGGGATCTTTATGTAATGCTTTCTGTTCTTCCTGAATTCAGAATTAATATATACCAGATGGTTATTCATCCCTTGTTCCAGTCTGTTGTCGGAGCTGAATTCCCAAAGAAATATCTGGTAAAATAAGTTGGTTTTTATTTTGGAAATTTTATTTTTCCAAAAAGAATTTAAAAAGCCTGGGAATTTTAGTTCCCAGGCTTTTTAATATATTTCAGCTTTATTAACCGGATTTTTTGCTTGAAAGTATCAGTACTTCTGATTTCAGGATTATTCCTTTAAAATACAAGTAACTCCGGATTTTCAGCAAGTTCAACAAATCTCTGTAAATATTTTGCAGCATCTGCGCCATCAATTATTCTGTGGTCAACTGCAAGACAGAAATCCATATATGATTTTTCAACAATGTCATCATTTTCCAGGGCAAGCTGTTTGTAAATAGTTCCCACTGTAAGTATTGCTGCCTGTGGAGGATTTATTACCGCTGTGAAATTTTTTACACCAAACATGCCAAGATTACTTATTGTAAAAGTACCATTGCTTATTTCTTCAAGAGATAGTTTGGATTGTTTTGCTTTCTCAACAAGTTCTTTTCTCTTTCTTGCTATGTCCAGAAGACCCAGTTTGTCAGTATTGAAAATTGTGGGCACAATAAGGCCGTCTTCAAGAGCAACAGCCAGGCCTACATTGATATCATCATAAACTAACACATTGTCATTCTGTAAAGATGAATTTATATTGATAAATTCTCTCAGAGTATTAGCTGCAATTTTAACTATTAAATCTGTTATTGTCAGGTCGGCATTCAGACTTCTGGCTTTATCTTTCAGTCTTTCCCTTAAAGCAATCATATTATCAACACATGCAACAGATGTAAGGATGATATGAGGCATTGTTGCTTTGGATTGCACCATTCTCTCTGCAATAACCTTTCGCATTCCCTTTAAAGGTGTACTGCTTTTGATATTTATCTGACCAGGAGCAGCTGTGGTAGGCTGAACAGGTTTGTCTTCCTTCGCTGCCGGTTTGTTTTCAGCTGCAGCAATAATATCTTCTTTTACTATTCTTCCGCCCGGGCCTGTACCTTTGACAGTTGACAGGTCAACACCTTTTTCTTCAGCAAGTCTTCTGGCAAGAGGACTTATTTTTACCTGTGTCTGCGGCGCATCGCTGCTGCCGGTCTGTACTGACTGTTTTGCAGCTTCTTCTTTTACAGCTGCTGCACCCGGGGACTCTTTTACATCTGCAGGGGCGCTTGCTGCTGCCGGCGCTACAGGAATTTCTTCATCTGCTTCTCCTATATATGCAATAACTTCAAGCACAGGAACATCTTCTCCTTCCTGTCTTACAATTTTCCTTAATATACCAGCATTTGATGCTTCTACTTCCATGGAAACCTTGTCTGTCATTATCTCAAGGAGAATATCTCCTACTTCTACTTTATCTCCTTCTTTTTTTAACCATTTCTCTATCTGGCCTGTTTCCATCAGTACCCCGATTTTAGGCATAATTACTTCAAACATTTATATCTCCTTAATAATTGTACTTAATAACTTGGGACTAAAAATCTAAGATTACTTAACGTTAAGCTTCTTTCTGCCTTCTACATAATCTTCAATGAATTTCATTGAACCAAGAAATTCATTGGCTGTGTACTGGAAAGAAGGCTGGTCTACAAAATCATCATCTTTGATTCCGTTCTCATCATAACCTTCAATAAAATAAGGAATCTTTAGAAGCTTGTCCATTATATCCTTGGGAACCGGCTCCTGCCATGTATTCGTTACATCTTTTTCCCGGTAAAGTTTATTGAAATCCGCAATCATTTCAGGATTAATGGTAAATACCATATTTGCACCGGCTATCTTTTCAATATGATAAACAACATCAGGTGTAGGACCAACTCTGCTTGAACAAAGAAGAAGTTTTGAGCTGTAGCCGTTTGCAGGGTCATTTAAAAGCGCAAGAGCTTTTTTGGCTATTGCTATTCCTGACCATCTTTTCAGTTCAGCAGTAAGTTCAATGCCTACAGATTTTGCGCTTTCCGCAAACTGTTCCCTGTCTTCAAATCTTGCAAGCATTATGGTAATAACTGAACGCCATTTTTTGTAATCCACACCTTTGCTTTTACCAAGCTCAAGACCTGCCTTAACTGCTTTTGCAACAGCTATTGCCTGAGGAACATTAAACACAAGCGTTGAGTTTGTAGGTATTCCAAGCGATGTCAGTATCTGTATGGCAAATATACCTTCCTTTGAACCAGGACATTTTATCATGATATTGTCGCCAAGTTTTTTAAGTTCAAGAGCCTGTCGGAGCATCTCACGAGTATTTGTTATAAGATTCGGATCAACCTGGGCGCTTACATATCCTTTTTTGTAACCGGATTTTTCAAAAAGCGGCATGTACAGTTTTGTTCCCTGCTCTGTTATTGCCTTGTACACTTCCCATGCAATTTCATTTGTTGTTCTGGCAGGATTATCCTTTATAAGCTTGTCTACTGTAGGATTTACTTCATCGGATATAAGATTAAGTACATTGCTCGTAAGTCTTGGATTAGTTGTAACACCATCAAACACTGTGTTTTCAGGATTATCGGCATTAAATAATGCATCAAGTTGTGCTTTTAAAGTGCTTTTATAGCTGTCATCTTCAGCATTAACCATTTTTTCCGCCCATGATTTATAGATAAGCGGTGATGAATCCCACCATACTTCCATATTATCAGAAGTAGCTGATAACCTTTCTATGGCGCATTTTTTATAATCTTGCATAATCTCTCCAAACTATAATTTGTTAATATTTATTTAAAAAAACTAAATAAAATTCTGCTTCACTTTTAAAAACATATTATTCTGTTTTTAAATTATTTAACTTTCCAGGCTATATGATCCTTAACAAATCCCATAACCTGGAAAGTCTTCTATAAATTCCAAATATATTGTAAATAATTAAAATGTCTTTAATAAAAATTACTGCTAATTCTTACCCAAAACTTTTAATATTCCATCTTTTATTTTGGCTACACTAGGTATCATTTCCTGTTCCAGTATATAGCTGTAAGGAACCGGACAGTTTTTTCCGGCAACACGAAGCGGAGGAGCGTCAAGATAATCAAAACCTTTTTCAATCGCCTGGGTTATAACTTCACCCATAAAGCTTCCAAAACTGCATGCTTCCTCAACGCATAATAGTTTTCCGGTTTTTTCAATAGATGCCATAACTGTATCCATATCAAGCGGCCTTATTGTTCTTAAATCGACAACTTCACAGTCAATTCCTTCTTTTGCAAGTTCTTCTGCTGCTTCAAGGGATTTCTGAACCATATAGGACGAAGCAACGATTGTTATATCATTACCCTGTCTTTTCACTTCAGCTTTGCCAAGAGGAACTGTATAAATACCTTCAGGAACTTCCTGAGCATATTTTTTA is drawn from Actinomycetota bacterium and contains these coding sequences:
- a CDS encoding transaldolase, translating into MQDYKKCAIERLSATSDNMEVWWDSSPLIYKSWAEKMVNAEDDSYKSTLKAQLDALFNADNPENTVFDGVTTNPRLTSNVLNLISDEVNPTVDKLIKDNPARTTNEIAWEVYKAITEQGTKLYMPLFEKSGYKKGYVSAQVDPNLITNTREMLRQALELKKLGDNIMIKCPGSKEGIFAIQILTSLGIPTNSTLVFNVPQAIAVAKAVKAGLELGKSKGVDYKKWRSVITIMLARFEDREQFAESAKSVGIELTAELKRWSGIAIAKKALALLNDPANGYSSKLLLCSSRVGPTPDVVYHIEKIAGANMVFTINPEMIADFNKLYREKDVTNTWQEPVPKDIMDKLLKIPYFIEGYDENGIKDDDFVDQPSFQYTANEFLGSMKFIEDYVEGRKKLNVK
- a CDS encoding ABC transporter permease; translation: MKSAIAFWNILLKDMKNYYLKPPNISWGIIFPFAWMLMFFFRSGKAFQIEEIFPGIVAMSILFGTTSMLAVTITFERRGHSFDRLLLAPISTELLVFSKISGAVVFGIINSFIPILISVLYFKSPVANWYLLFIAVILLSIVSTLLGLSIAVSAKEVFEAQTFSNFFRFPMIFLCGLFIPLESLPIYIRPLSYILPVTYGVDILKYSISKANHLYIWLDIIILIILCVGLFYSSIYNIRKKWIA
- a CDS encoding 2-oxo acid dehydrogenase subunit E2: MFEVIMPKIGVLMETGQIEKWLKKEGDKVEVGDILLEIMTDKVSMEVEASNAGILRKIVRQEGEDVPVLEVIAYIGEADEEIPVAPAAASAPADVKESPGAAAVKEEAAKQSVQTGSSDAPQTQVKISPLARRLAEEKGVDLSTVKGTGPGGRIVKEDIIAAAENKPAAKEDKPVQPTTAAPGQINIKSSTPLKGMRKVIAERMVQSKATMPHIILTSVACVDNMIALRERLKDKARSLNADLTITDLIVKIAANTLREFININSSLQNDNVLVYDDINVGLAVALEDGLIVPTIFNTDKLGLLDIARKRKELVEKAKQSKLSLEEISNGTFTISNLGMFGVKNFTAVINPPQAAILTVGTIYKQLALENDDIVEKSYMDFCLAVDHRIIDGADAAKYLQRFVELAENPELLVF
- a CDS encoding helix-turn-helix transcriptional regulator, with the translated sequence MTENINKTADFFKALSDPTRIKILKLLLSGKNLCVGMIALQLNITQSAVSQQLKILKATGMVEGTKAGFNMHYRVKEDVFKKYGINISKIL
- a CDS encoding ATP-binding cassette domain-containing protein; this translates as MESIFKVRNLTKKYGNLTAVDSIEFSINKGEIFGFLGPNAAGKTTTINMLIGMAKVTSGRIFYRDNDTTDKIKKFQALIGVVPDESNLYEELTGFENLCFCASLYGINRVHREVKARQLLEIFKLSDAAHKRFKAYSKGMKRKLTIAASLVHEPEILFLDEPTTGIDVASSRQIRSLIKKLNDDGMTVFLTTHYIEEAERLCDRIAFINKGKIIKMDTVKKFIDDISQSNIIEVLFEPNPIDKNVLLEKINLNFPELECSFKDENTIKIISQIKINVSSIVSFLSSNGIYILEAKLLRPTLEDAFVKLTGIEIDTMKKEKEKK